A stretch of the Bacillus licheniformis DSM 13 = ATCC 14580 genome encodes the following:
- the spoIIIAG gene encoding stage III sporulation protein AG, translated as MNKRTWIEKLIGHLLPKDEKDGKKLTKYHYFLLLFVLGVSFMLVSQIFSSEPSQEPAADQPAASQKATSESTVQSGEGEKEVFKPASDDKPKESIQDYEQEYENQLKDILETIIGVEDVSIVVNVDATSLKIFEKNRKTQETSTNETDKQGGKRTVSEMSSDEEIVIIKNGDKETPVVVQTKKPDIRGVLVVAQGVDNVQIKKTIIEAVTRVLDVPSHRVAVAPKKMKEDS; from the coding sequence ATGAATAAAAGAACCTGGATCGAAAAGCTGATCGGCCACCTGCTCCCGAAAGACGAGAAAGACGGAAAAAAGCTGACGAAATATCACTACTTTCTGCTGCTTTTTGTTCTCGGCGTTTCCTTCATGCTCGTCAGCCAGATCTTCTCTTCCGAACCTTCCCAAGAGCCAGCGGCAGATCAGCCGGCGGCTTCACAAAAAGCTACGTCTGAAAGCACCGTACAGAGCGGTGAAGGAGAAAAAGAAGTGTTCAAGCCCGCCTCAGATGACAAACCGAAGGAATCGATCCAAGATTACGAACAGGAATATGAAAATCAGCTCAAAGACATATTGGAAACCATCATCGGCGTTGAGGACGTGTCAATCGTCGTCAATGTTGATGCAACCTCATTGAAAATATTCGAGAAAAACAGAAAAACCCAGGAAACTTCAACGAATGAGACAGATAAACAGGGAGGCAAGCGGACGGTGTCTGAAATGTCTTCAGACGAAGAAATCGTCATCATCAAAAACGGAGATAAAGAGACGCCTGTCGTCGTTCAGACGAAAAAGCCCGATATCAGGGGTGTTCTCGTTGTCGCTCAGGGAGTCGACAACGTTCAAATAAAAAAGACCATTATTGAAGCAGTGACAAGGGTTCTTGATGTTCCGAGCCACCGCGTCGCTGTTGCCCCTAAAAAAATGAAGGAGGATTCATAA